The DNA region AATAAAAATCAATCCATTTCAATTAAAAAAATTGGCGAAACTTTTAAATGTTGACTATAAATCTTTATATAGAATTGTTAACTTTTTAGATGAAGAAGATTTTAATAATGATAATTTAATTTCGGTTGAAAAATTATATACCGCTAATGAAGTTGAAAAAATCCTTTCTTCTTTCTATTTAAAAATTACTCCAGAAAATATTAAACTATTATTACATGTTTTAGATAATTCTTCTGAAAGAACACTTGATGAATTATTTTCTTTTTTACAATATTTAAAAACAAAAAAATGAATTTTATTAGGAGGCGATTTATGAAACATCTACTAATTCAACTTGCTAAATTAAAAGTTTACTATCAGAAACTAACAGATTACTTTTACAATTTAGCTCTTTAC from Cetobacterium somerae ATCC BAA-474 includes:
- a CDS encoding helix-turn-helix domain-containing protein, which translates into the protein MNLKKYEELVYEQNFETPQENRIELGNYIKKLRISQDISLTQLADLAKINISDLHKIEHGTKIKINPFQLKKLAKLLNVDYKSLYRIVNFLDEEDFNNDNLISVEKLYTANEVEKILSSFYLKITPENIKLLLHVLDNSSERTLDELFSFLQYLKTKK